From a region of the Haematobia irritans isolate KBUSLIRL chromosome 4, ASM5000362v1, whole genome shotgun sequence genome:
- the Tmep gene encoding transmembrane endosomal protein isoform X1 produces MNTNATSTVSPSPAAVKLNFMVQPTPQQLSSAPMDPLSHVGDGIFLQTKTAQGLAGIFVWVALFITCQQIYQHLRWYTNPQEQRWIVRILFIVPIYATYSWISLLFFNSDNVYVYFFTVRDCYEAFVIYNFLSLCYEYLGGEGNIMSEIRGKPIKTSCLYGTCCLKGKTYTIGFLRFCKQATLQFCLVKPLVAFIIIFLQVFGHYHDGDWSADGGYIYITVIYNISVSLALYGLYLFYFATRDLLTPFEPVLKFCTIKSVIFLSFWQGVGLAILEKAKVISPIVDNAGTVTSAGTVSAGYQNFFICIEMLFAAIALRYAFPYQVYARSCIGDGHGRSVTMQSISSSLKETMNPKDIMTDAIHNFHPQYQQYTQYSSGGKNSRGIRVSSYDPDDLSQSNINVNNQHTIASIASKTLGNQRKFLPGGQRVATISQNYNEKSMLLSSDDEYQ; encoded by the exons ATGAACACAAATGCAACAAGCACAGTATCTCCGTCTCCAGCGGCtgtgaaattaaatttcatggTTCAACCCACTCCTCAACAACTATCATCCGCTCCAATGGATCCTTTAAGTCATGTGGGAGATGGTATATTTTTACAAACGAAGACCGCACAAGGTTTAGCAGGAATATTTGTTTGGGTGGCATTGTTTATAACTTGCCAACAG ATCTATCAACATTTGCGCTGGTATACGAATCCCCAAGAACAACGTTGGATTGTCCGTATTTTGTTCATTGTTCCAATATATGCAACATATTCCTGGATTAGTCTTCTATTTTTTAACTCAGATAATGTTTATGTTTATTTCTTCACTGTTCGAGATTGTTATGAAG cATTTGTCATCTACAACTTTCTGTCGCTTTGTTATGAATATTTAGGAGGAGAAGGAAACATAATGTCAGAAATTCGTGGAAAGCCTATTAAAACGTCATGTCTTTATGGAACTTGCTGTTTAAAGGGTAAAACCTATACAATAGGATTCCTTCGTTTCTGCAAACAGGCCACACTACAATTTTGTTTGGTCAAACCTCTCGTCGCATTTATAATTATATTCCTACAAGTTTTTGGTCACTATCACGATGGTGATTGGAG CGCCGATGGTGGCTATATCTACATAACAGTAATTTATAACATATCAGTTTCCCTGGCTTTATACGgactttacttattttatttcgcAACAAGGGATTTACTTACTCCATTTGAAcctgttttgaaattttgtacaataaaatctgtaatttttttgtctttttggcaAG GGGTTGGTCTTGCCATTTTGGAAAAGGCTAAGGTTATTTCTCCCATAGTGGACAATGCTGGTACTGTTACGTCAGCAGGTACTGTATCCGCAGGATATCAGAACTTTTTCATATGTATTGAAATGTTATTTGCTGCTATTGCATTGcgttatgcttttccatatcag gtTTATGCGCGTAGTTGTATTGGAGATGGTCATGGTCGTTCTGTAACAATGCAGTCAATCTCGAGCAGTTTAAag GAAACGATGAATCCTAAAGACATTATGACAGATGCTATACATAATTTCCATCCACAATATCAACAATATACACAATATAGTTCGG GTGGCAAGAACTCAAGGGGAATTCGAGTTTCTTCTTACGACCCAGACGATCTAAGTCAAAGCAATATAAATGTCAACAATCAACATACCATAGCTAGCATTGCCTCAAAGACACTTGGCAACCAACGCAAATTTTTACCAGGAGGACAACGCGTAGCAACAATAAGTCAAAACTATAATGAAAAATCTATGTTGTTGAGTAGTGATGATGAATAtcagtaa
- the Tmep gene encoding transmembrane endosomal protein isoform X2, whose amino-acid sequence MNTNATSTVSPSPAAVKLNFMVQPTPQQLSSAPMDPLSHVGDGIFLQTKTAQGLAGIFVWVALFITCQQIYQHLRWYTNPQEQRWIVRILFIVPIYATYSWISLLFFNSDNVYVYFFTVRDCYEAFVIYNFLSLCYEYLGGEGNIMSEIRGKPIKTSCLYGTCCLKGKTYTIGFLRFCKQATLQFCLVKPLVAFIIIFLQVFGHYHDGDWSADGGYIYITVIYNISVSLALYGLYLFYFATRDLLTPFEPVLKFCTIKSVIFLSFWQGVGLAILEKAKVISPIVDNAGTVTSAGTVSAGYQNFFICIEMLFAAIALRYAFPYQVYARSCIGDGHGRSVTMQSISSSLKETMNPKDIMTDAIHNFHPQYQQYTQYSSEVTSSQRYEKL is encoded by the exons ATGAACACAAATGCAACAAGCACAGTATCTCCGTCTCCAGCGGCtgtgaaattaaatttcatggTTCAACCCACTCCTCAACAACTATCATCCGCTCCAATGGATCCTTTAAGTCATGTGGGAGATGGTATATTTTTACAAACGAAGACCGCACAAGGTTTAGCAGGAATATTTGTTTGGGTGGCATTGTTTATAACTTGCCAACAG ATCTATCAACATTTGCGCTGGTATACGAATCCCCAAGAACAACGTTGGATTGTCCGTATTTTGTTCATTGTTCCAATATATGCAACATATTCCTGGATTAGTCTTCTATTTTTTAACTCAGATAATGTTTATGTTTATTTCTTCACTGTTCGAGATTGTTATGAAG cATTTGTCATCTACAACTTTCTGTCGCTTTGTTATGAATATTTAGGAGGAGAAGGAAACATAATGTCAGAAATTCGTGGAAAGCCTATTAAAACGTCATGTCTTTATGGAACTTGCTGTTTAAAGGGTAAAACCTATACAATAGGATTCCTTCGTTTCTGCAAACAGGCCACACTACAATTTTGTTTGGTCAAACCTCTCGTCGCATTTATAATTATATTCCTACAAGTTTTTGGTCACTATCACGATGGTGATTGGAG CGCCGATGGTGGCTATATCTACATAACAGTAATTTATAACATATCAGTTTCCCTGGCTTTATACGgactttacttattttatttcgcAACAAGGGATTTACTTACTCCATTTGAAcctgttttgaaattttgtacaataaaatctgtaatttttttgtctttttggcaAG GGGTTGGTCTTGCCATTTTGGAAAAGGCTAAGGTTATTTCTCCCATAGTGGACAATGCTGGTACTGTTACGTCAGCAGGTACTGTATCCGCAGGATATCAGAACTTTTTCATATGTATTGAAATGTTATTTGCTGCTATTGCATTGcgttatgcttttccatatcag gtTTATGCGCGTAGTTGTATTGGAGATGGTCATGGTCGTTCTGTAACAATGCAGTCAATCTCGAGCAGTTTAAag GAAACGATGAATCCTAAAGACATTATGACAGATGCTATACATAATTTCCATCCACAATATCAACAATATACACAATATAGTTCGG aAGTCACTTCATCCCAACGATACGAAAAACTATAA